The following are encoded in a window of Mycobacterium vicinigordonae genomic DNA:
- a CDS encoding aldose 1-epimerase: MRVVTLQDFSVTAEFVPEAGMIGTSLRDAGVELLGQRRGLDAYLTSGKTMGIPILYPWANRLGANTFTAQSATVTLTPGVNGVRADPAGLPIHGVLAAYPNWRVTAESAHELAAELDFGADPRLLASFPYPHLLTVSVRLAERTLTVRTTVTATADLAVPLCFGYHPYLQLPGTDRADWVIETPALRHLSLDERGLPTGRTSEQPARAQQLGTNTFDDAYDQVDEGAVFAVCGGDRRLEVRFDYGYSAAQVFAPPGEDLVCFEPMAAPTDALRRAGYRCARPGEPTVAAFSIRI, encoded by the coding sequence GTGCGCGTCGTCACGCTGCAGGACTTTTCGGTGACGGCGGAGTTCGTGCCGGAGGCGGGGATGATCGGCACGTCACTGCGGGACGCCGGGGTAGAACTCCTCGGCCAGCGCCGCGGCCTGGACGCCTACCTGACTTCGGGAAAGACGATGGGCATCCCGATTCTGTATCCGTGGGCAAATCGCTTGGGCGCCAACACTTTTACTGCCCAGAGTGCGACCGTGACGCTGACCCCCGGAGTGAACGGTGTTCGGGCCGATCCCGCCGGACTGCCGATCCATGGTGTGCTGGCCGCTTACCCGAACTGGCGAGTGACGGCCGAATCGGCCCACGAGTTGGCCGCCGAATTGGACTTCGGCGCCGACCCGCGTCTGCTGGCCAGCTTTCCGTACCCGCACCTGCTCACCGTGAGCGTCCGGCTGGCCGAGCGGACGCTGACCGTGCGCACCACCGTGACCGCGACAGCTGATCTGGCGGTGCCGCTGTGCTTCGGCTACCACCCGTACCTGCAACTGCCGGGCACCGACCGCGCCGACTGGGTGATCGAGACACCGGCGCTGCGCCATCTGTCGCTCGACGAGCGCGGCCTGCCGACTGGCCGCACCTCCGAGCAGCCGGCACGTGCACAGCAGTTGGGCACCAACACCTTTGACGACGCTTACGATCAGGTCGACGAGGGGGCGGTGTTCGCGGTCTGCGGCGGGGATCGTCGACTGGAGGTGCGTTTCGACTACGGCTATTCGGCGGCGCAGGTCTTCGCGCCGCCCGGTGAGGATCTGGTCTGCTTCGAACCGATGGCCGCACCAACGGACGCGTTGCGCAGAGCGGGATACCGGTGCGCACGTCCGGGCGAGCCGACCGTGGCGGCGTTTTCCATCCGGATTTGA
- a CDS encoding FAD-binding oxidoreductase: MGLEDRDAMQVLRDAFAQEPGRPSDLVRRFYTHWFAIDTSVRDLFPPEMHSQRTAFAHAMHWLYGELVDQRADQPVAFLAQLGRDHRKYGVRPAHYETLRRALHSTLRTHLADAWTDAVAAAAEQSLNLFAGVMSGAADSDDAPAWWDGTVVEHTRVSRDLAVVRLRLDRPLDYHPGQYVNVHVPQCPRRWRYLSPAIPADPGGGVEFHVRVVPGGLVSNAVVTETRPGDRWRLSSPHGGLHVDRDGDDVLMVAGSTGLAPLRALIMDLCRFAENPRVHLFFGARYPCELYDLRTLWQIAAHNPWLSVSPVSEYNSDPSWAADYPDVSPPRGLHVRQTGRLPDVVTRYGSWGDRQILICGGPAMVSATKAALVAKGAPPERIQHDPLSR; encoded by the coding sequence GTGGGCCTCGAGGATCGTGACGCAATGCAGGTGCTGCGCGACGCCTTCGCCCAGGAGCCGGGACGGCCCAGTGATCTCGTGCGCCGCTTCTACACCCACTGGTTCGCCATCGACACGTCGGTGCGTGACTTATTTCCGCCCGAAATGCACAGCCAGCGAACCGCTTTCGCGCATGCGATGCACTGGCTGTACGGCGAGCTGGTCGACCAGCGCGCCGACCAGCCGGTAGCCTTTCTGGCGCAGCTCGGTCGGGACCACCGCAAGTACGGTGTGCGCCCGGCGCACTACGAAACGCTGCGCCGCGCGTTGCACTCGACGTTGCGCACCCATCTGGCCGACGCGTGGACCGATGCCGTCGCCGCGGCTGCCGAGCAGTCACTGAATCTGTTCGCCGGGGTGATGAGCGGCGCGGCCGACTCCGACGACGCACCTGCTTGGTGGGACGGCACCGTGGTCGAGCACACCCGGGTGTCGAGGGATCTCGCGGTCGTTCGGCTGCGCCTGGATCGTCCGCTGGATTACCACCCCGGACAGTACGTCAACGTGCACGTCCCGCAATGCCCGCGCCGCTGGCGCTACCTGTCCCCGGCGATTCCCGCCGACCCCGGCGGCGGGGTCGAGTTCCACGTCCGGGTGGTACCGGGCGGCCTGGTCAGCAACGCGGTCGTGACCGAGACGCGGCCCGGTGACCGGTGGCGGTTGTCCAGTCCGCATGGCGGCCTGCACGTCGACCGCGACGGCGACGACGTGCTGATGGTCGCGGGCAGCACCGGCCTGGCGCCGCTGCGGGCGCTGATCATGGACCTCTGCCGCTTCGCCGAGAATCCTCGGGTCCACCTGTTCTTCGGCGCTCGCTACCCGTGTGAGCTCTACGACCTGCGCACCCTGTGGCAGATCGCGGCGCACAATCCCTGGCTGTCGGTGTCGCCGGTGTCGGAGTACAACAGCGATCCGTCCTGGGCCGCCGACTATCCCGACGTGTCCCCGCCCCGCGGACTGCACGTACGCCAGACGGGAAGGCTGCCCGATGTCGTGACCAGATACGGCAGCTGGGGCGATCGGCAGATCCTGATCTGTGGCGGTCCGGCGATGGTCAGCGCCACCAAGGCCGCTCTGGTGGCCAAGGGGGCGCCACCCGAGCGTATTCAGCACGATCCGCTGTCCCGCTGA
- a CDS encoding PE family protein — protein MSLVAVPDVVLRSSQELTRLSSLIDSANAAAALRTTELLAAADDEVSAAIATLFSSHGNEYQLFSAAAANFHDRFVQSLTAAGQAYARVESANTACLQELSNIFNAPAQAILGRPLIGNGANGTAANPNGGDGGLLWGSGGAGYSQTTAGLTGGAGGAAGLIGNGGAGGRGGAGAAGGNGGSGGWLFGNGGAGGAGGIGVSGGAGGIGGAGGRAWLIGAGGAGGMGGTGATGALGISGVAAGESGHIGGGGGLGGNGGAGGAGGLLIGSGGAGGIGGTGGTGGAGGSGVTGATVGADGLTGGDGGNGGSGGTGGHGGAGGSGGLFGASGVQGAGGQGGVGGAGGVAGDGGAGAMGTFANGGTGQGGHGGNGGNSGTGGAGGAGGAGSSTGANGAAGATPISGNGGAGGAGADATTPGQTGGNGGTGGNGGNYGTGGAGGAGGKGAGGVNGIGADGGQGGQGGDGGTQGGDGGAGGKGGRGGDGAAGQQATLADGSDATGYAGGNGGQGGRGGAAGVHGTNGNGGVGGDGGTGGTGGTGTTGIDSNGGTGGRGGNGGAAGAGGSAGTGAGAAGTDGAAGTGGTGGDGGTGGTGASGINSASAAGTGGTGYDGGHGGNGGAGGAAGAGGTNGNGGEGGQGGTGGTGGHGGNGMQGVTPPSGGGSGQGGQGGTGGNGGDGGDGGAAGNGVGTAGSIGDGGTAGTGGTGGTGGQGATGTNTAVAGIGGTGGTGGDAGSGGAGASMGNAGTGGTGGQGGQGGQGTQGTYGGPNSGATGGTGADGGHGGKGGTGGTAGVGGTNGDGGQGGQGGTGGMGGFGGSGAQGVIPAGGGTAGQGGQGGDGGTGGTGGDGGAAGNGLGAAGKTGIGGTAGTGGTGGQGGQGAAATSTLGPGIGGTGGTGGGTGTGGMGSTQGNAGAGGTGGQGGQGGTGATGTAGATAGSTGGDGFVGGTGGKGGTGGVGATYGDGGQGGQGGTGGTGGTGGAGAQGVTPAGGGTAGQGGLGGNGGTGGTGGEGGTAGGVGAKGGNGGTAGTGGTGGTGGTGAAATATLGPGTGGTGGTGGAAGTAGPGGSGTQQGAAGGAGRAGTGGTGGTGGESNYGPGGKGGTGGAGGLGSATVAGGNGGAGGSGGDSIINSNISNTDASGGAGGDGGKGGYGVVGGNGGTGGQGGSGGRSYTHAAGGNGGNGGNGGDGITAGGRGGTGGYGGYAGVASYPVSGQPVPGQSAGGNGGNGGNGGNASNGAGGQGGAGGQGWFPGPDSNGGDGGNGGMGGAGGGTSGAGGDGGRGGTGGEGNTFYNTAGGTGGDGGDGGDGTGGKGGGGVMGSGPSGATGGVGGAGGKGGPA, from the coding sequence ATGTCGCTGGTAGCGGTGCCGGATGTCGTTCTTCGTTCATCCCAGGAGCTCACCCGGTTGAGTTCGCTGATCGATTCCGCCAACGCAGCTGCCGCGCTGCGTACCACCGAATTACTGGCGGCTGCTGACGATGAAGTGTCGGCGGCGATCGCGACCTTGTTCAGTAGCCACGGCAACGAATACCAGCTGTTCAGTGCGGCGGCGGCGAACTTTCACGACCGATTCGTTCAATCCCTGACTGCCGCCGGACAGGCATACGCACGCGTTGAGTCCGCGAATACCGCATGCCTGCAGGAACTTTCGAATATCTTCAACGCCCCGGCCCAGGCAATCTTGGGCCGGCCACTGATCGGCAACGGCGCCAATGGCACCGCCGCCAACCCCAATGGTGGCGACGGCGGGCTGCTCTGGGGCAGCGGTGGCGCCGGTTATTCACAGACCACCGCAGGCCTGACCGGCGGGGCCGGTGGAGCGGCCGGCCTGATCGGCAACGGCGGCGCCGGCGGCCGCGGCGGCGCGGGAGCTGCCGGCGGCAACGGTGGTAGCGGTGGGTGGTTGTTCGGCAACGGCGGCGCAGGCGGTGCCGGTGGCATCGGGGTGAGCGGTGGCGCCGGCGGGATCGGCGGGGCCGGCGGGCGCGCCTGGCTGATCGGTGCGGGTGGTGCCGGCGGCATGGGTGGTACCGGCGCGACGGGTGCTCTCGGTATTTCTGGGGTGGCCGCCGGTGAATCCGGCCACATCGGTGGTGGCGGCGGACTGGGCGGCAACGGTGGTGCCGGCGGCGCGGGGGGGCTCCTGATCGGCAGTGGTGGGGCCGGCGGCATCGGCGGCACCGGGGGTACCGGCGGCGCCGGGGGCAGCGGCGTCACCGGGGCGACGGTCGGCGCAGACGGCCTGACCGGTGGTGACGGCGGCAACGGCGGCAGCGGGGGTACGGGAGGTCACGGCGGGGCGGGCGGTTCTGGCGGCCTATTCGGCGCGTCCGGCGTGCAGGGGGCCGGCGGCCAGGGTGGGGTCGGCGGGGCCGGCGGGGTGGCCGGCGACGGTGGAGCCGGGGCCATGGGTACTTTCGCCAACGGCGGCACCGGCCAAGGCGGGCACGGCGGAAATGGCGGCAACTCCGGGACCGGTGGGGCCGGCGGTGCCGGTGGGGCGGGCTCCAGCACCGGGGCAAATGGGGCGGCCGGCGCGACTCCAATCAGCGGCAACGGCGGCGCCGGCGGCGCCGGCGCGGATGCCACCACCCCCGGACAAACCGGCGGCAACGGCGGCACCGGCGGCAACGGCGGCAACTACGGCACCGGCGGGGCCGGCGGCGCCGGAGGCAAAGGCGCTGGCGGCGTCAACGGGATCGGCGCCGACGGCGGCCAAGGCGGGCAGGGTGGTGACGGCGGCACCCAGGGCGGCGACGGCGGAGCCGGTGGCAAAGGCGGCAGAGGCGGCGACGGAGCCGCCGGCCAGCAAGCAACCCTGGCCGACGGCAGCGATGCGACCGGCTACGCCGGCGGCAATGGAGGGCAAGGCGGTCGAGGCGGCGCAGCTGGCGTCCATGGCACCAACGGCAACGGCGGGGTCGGCGGCGACGGCGGAACTGGCGGCACGGGCGGCACCGGCACCACGGGCATCGATAGCAACGGCGGCACGGGCGGCCGGGGCGGCAACGGCGGTGCGGCAGGTGCTGGCGGCAGCGCCGGCACCGGGGCCGGAGCAGCGGGCACCGACGGTGCGGCGGGTACCGGCGGAACCGGCGGCGACGGCGGCACCGGTGGCACCGGCGCCAGCGGCATCAACTCCGCCTCCGCTGCGGGCACCGGCGGAACCGGCTACGACGGCGGCCACGGCGGCAACGGCGGCGCCGGCGGTGCCGCGGGTGCCGGCGGAACCAACGGCAATGGCGGCGAGGGCGGCCAAGGTGGAACCGGTGGCACCGGCGGCCACGGTGGCAACGGCATGCAAGGCGTCACACCGCCCAGTGGCGGCGGCAGCGGCCAGGGTGGTCAAGGCGGAACCGGCGGGAACGGCGGCGACGGCGGTGACGGCGGCGCCGCCGGAAACGGCGTGGGCACGGCGGGCAGCATCGGTGACGGCGGCACAGCAGGTACCGGCGGTACGGGAGGTACCGGGGGCCAAGGCGCGACGGGCACCAACACCGCCGTCGCCGGCATCGGCGGAACGGGCGGCACCGGTGGCGATGCCGGTAGCGGCGGAGCAGGCGCCAGCATGGGCAACGCGGGCACTGGAGGTACGGGGGGTCAGGGCGGCCAGGGCGGCCAGGGCACCCAGGGCACGTACGGTGGGCCTAATTCCGGGGCTACTGGCGGAACCGGAGCCGATGGCGGCCACGGCGGCAAAGGCGGCACCGGTGGCACTGCCGGCGTCGGCGGAACCAACGGCGACGGGGGCCAAGGGGGCCAGGGCGGCACCGGCGGGATGGGCGGCTTCGGGGGCAGCGGCGCGCAAGGCGTCATACCCGCCGGCGGCGGCACCGCCGGCCAGGGTGGTCAAGGTGGCGACGGCGGAACCGGCGGAACTGGCGGCGACGGCGGTGCCGCTGGTAATGGACTCGGCGCGGCAGGCAAGACGGGTATCGGCGGCACCGCCGGCACCGGTGGGACGGGCGGCCAGGGCGGCCAGGGCGCGGCCGCCACTTCGACGCTTGGCCCCGGTATCGGCGGTACCGGCGGCACCGGCGGCGGCACCGGTACCGGAGGAATGGGATCCACCCAGGGCAATGCAGGCGCCGGTGGGACCGGGGGCCAAGGCGGCCAGGGCGGTACGGGCGCCACCGGCACCGCCGGAGCCACAGCCGGGTCGACCGGCGGCGATGGGTTTGTCGGCGGGACGGGCGGTAAGGGTGGTACCGGCGGCGTCGGCGCAACCTACGGCGACGGTGGTCAAGGGGGCCAGGGCGGCACCGGCGGCACCGGGGGGACCGGCGGGGCCGGTGCGCAAGGCGTCACACCGGCCGGCGGCGGCACCGCCGGCCAGGGCGGACTGGGCGGCAATGGTGGGACCGGCGGCACAGGCGGCGAAGGAGGTACTGCCGGAGGCGTCGGCGCTAAGGGAGGCAACGGCGGCACTGCCGGTACGGGCGGTACGGGCGGTACCGGCGGAACGGGTGCCGCGGCAACAGCTACGTTGGGCCCGGGCACCGGCGGGACCGGCGGGACCGGCGGTGCGGCCGGTACCGCAGGACCAGGCGGCTCCGGCACACAACAGGGAGCGGCCGGCGGTGCCGGACGCGCCGGGACCGGCGGGACCGGCGGTACTGGCGGCGAAAGCAACTACGGGCCCGGCGGTAAGGGTGGTACCGGCGGTGCTGGCGGACTGGGCAGCGCGACCGTCGCCGGGGGTAACGGAGGCGCCGGTGGGTCCGGCGGCGATTCGATCATCAACTCGAACATCAGCAATACCGACGCCTCCGGGGGTGCTGGCGGCGACGGCGGGAAGGGCGGCTACGGCGTCGTCGGCGGCAACGGTGGTACCGGTGGCCAGGGTGGCAGCGGCGGACGGAGCTACACGCACGCGGCCGGGGGCAACGGCGGCAACGGCGGCAACGGCGGCGACGGCATCACCGCCGGCGGACGGGGCGGCACTGGCGGCTATGGCGGCTATGCGGGTGTCGCGTCATACCCCGTTAGTGGCCAGCCGGTCCCCGGCCAGTCAGCCGGCGGCAACGGCGGCAACGGTGGCAACGGCGGCAACGCCTCCAATGGCGCTGGCGGGCAGGGCGGCGCCGGCGGCCAGGGCTGGTTCCCCGGTCCCGATAGCAATGGCGGTGACGGCGGTAACGGCGGCATGGGTGGTGCCGGCGGCGGCACCAGCGGTGCTGGCGGCGACGGCGGTAGGGGTGGTACCGGCGGCGAAGGCAATACTTTCTACAACACCGCAGGCGGAACGGGCGGCGACGGCGGCGACGGCGGCGACGGTACCGGCGGCAAAGGCGGCGGCGGCGTTATGGGGTCCGGGCCATCCGGGGCCACCGGTGGTGTCGGCGGCGCGGGTGGGAAGGGCGGACCCGCATAG